One region of Glycine max cultivar Williams 82 chromosome 9, Glycine_max_v4.0, whole genome shotgun sequence genomic DNA includes:
- the LOC100817630 gene encoding SRC2-like protein — MGSRYEVELKLSSARALKNVNWRHGPNRPYVVVWVDPSNKLSTRVDESGDTDANWDQTLTIPLPPKPLEDQTLYIDVVHAGSEEDTKPLIGSARLKLVDILDDVGIGERVSRTLSLKRPSGRPHGKVEVSVTIREPSYRAQGGYNAPPYGVRDYSPAPQGYGGYPPYGAPPQQAYYSAPPSGYPYNAPPQPYNAPPQSGYGYNALPQTASYGQGSGYGYAPQEEKKKSKFGGMGTGLAVGAVAGALGGIALVEGAEYVEDKIEDDVAERVEDDLGYDGDDF; from the coding sequence ATGGGTTCTCGCTACGAGGTGGAACTGAAGCTCTCATCGGCACGCGCTCTCAAGAACGTGAACTGGCGCCATGGCCCGAACCGCCCATACGTCGTCGTTTGGGTCGACCCAAGCAACAAGCTCTCGACGCGCGTGGACGAAAGCGGCGACACTGACGCGAATTGGGACCAAACGCTCACAATTCCGTTGCCACCAAAGCCTCTCGAGGATCAAACGTTGTACATCGACGTGGTCCACGCCGGCTCGGAGGAGGACACCAAGCCGCTTATCGGCTCGGCTCGGCTCAAGCTGGTGGACATTCTCGACGACGTTGGAATCGGCGAGCGCGTGAGCCGCACGCTCTCGCTGAAGCGTCCCTCGGGGAGGCCGCACGGGAAGGTTGAGGTTAGCGTGACAATCAGGGAGCCCAGCTACCGTGCGCAGGGTGGGTACAACGCGCCTCCTTACGGCGTGAGGGATTATTCCCCTGCGCCGCAGGGGTATGGTGGGTATCCTCCATATGGGGCCCCACCACAACAGGCGTATTATTCCGCTCCACCAAGTGGGTATCCTTATAATGCGCCACCGCAGCCTTATAATGCGCCGCCTCAGAGTGGCTACGGCTATAATGCGCTGCCGCAAACGGCGTCGTATGGGCAGGGGAGCGGTTACGGGTACGCGCCAcaagaggagaagaagaagagtaagTTTGGTGGGATGGGGACGGGATTGGCTGTGGGTGCGGTTGCTGGGGCTCTAGGTGGAATCGCACTCGTGGAGGGTGCTGAGTATGTTGAGGACAAGATTGAAGATGACGTGGCGGAAAGAGTGGAGGATGATCTTGGTTACGATGGTGATGACTTCTAG